In Nematostella vectensis chromosome 3, jaNemVect1.1, whole genome shotgun sequence, the genomic window TGATCATATctcttttgcttttttttatggAGCTCTGCTCTCGACAAAATCTAGTGGGAATGACGACTTGGACCAGTCTTTTACGGTGCAGGTCCTTGTTTTAAGACaggaaccggtttagcgcgtgcatatgttttctcatgtaatttggtaGACATCTTGATCtatgtcacaaatgactggacctgggcctttcagttcactgcctttttttaaaggttgaccaaaatacctcaatattacagatttgagttattcgcgcgaacgcgtgttttatagggtccatacgaaccacataccatttggaagatgaaaatataaagaattgacaaagtcttcaactctgaaaggttatatggactttaaggtTTCTTGCTTATAGACCCTAATACTCCATGAGGCTGAAGTAGTATGATTTGACCATCACCTGTTTGATATTCTATAGATCTCCCTCTCCCCCAAAACCCCTTGTAGCACCAGTCAATTGCAACCATAAAGTTAATTCTTTCAATCTTTTCAGCATAGATGTCATATTTTGTAAAGATATCCAACCGACCTGTTTTTGTGCTGCCATGCGACTTTTTCGTGTTGGATCCATCGCCTCCATTAGCCATTTAACGCCGTAATATGTGAATGCTCCCAATAACAGAACCTGTATAGCAGCCGATAAGTATCTTGCCTTAGTATTTGACATTAttcaaatcaaatcaaaatatAATACGGCAAACAAACTGGACATCTTGTGCTATGATGAAATTTGAATAGAAACCTGATCGAGCCCGCAGTTCTTCTACCAGCTACCAGTGGTTTGCTCTTTAGTACTTAGTCTTTCTTAAGTATGAATTTTGCGTAGGCCTGGTTCCGAAAAATCCCAAGTTTACAAAGCAACATGGGATCGTTCTCTTCGATCTCTCTAAATCTCCATCACTTctagaaatagaggtaaaGTAGAATCCGAGCAAAATTCAACCGTTATTCAGTCATCCGAGCCAAAAATAATGCTGTATGTCTTCTATAATAAATCTACTATGCCATGTAGTTCTTATTTCGTCTTGAATTTGCTAGGATGGCGCCACGTAAGGGTAAAAAGGAAGTCAAAGAAGAACAGAACATCTCCCTCGGTCCCCAGGTAGTTTGCTCTTGATTCGCGCATGTTTTGAAGATTTATCTACCTTAACTTTCCCATTGAACTTATTTTCCACATTTTTTAAAGGTGATTTGCTGTTTCTCTTAATGTATACCTTGTTCTGTTTAGGTTGGCGAGGGCGAACTCGTCTTTGGAGTCGCtcatatttttgcttccttcaaCGACACCTTTGTCCATGTGACGGATTTGTCGGGCAGGTAAATTCTAAGCGTACGGACCGGAGCTCGCCAGAAACTGGTAGACGAAATAGAGTACTAAATATGTTGTATGTGTAAAAATGATCAAGGCGATGTTTATTAAACCAAGCATTGTTGTTGCTGTGACCCCGACAACAGTGCTTGAAAAGTATTGCAGTGCTTCCAAGAGATTTCTTATATCTAGCACATAATTTCTGGGATGGCCATACATCTACAGTTAGATAAATACCCCCCCATTTTTTAGAAATAATGGATTGATTTAGGAATGGTTTGCTGTTTAGCCAATCGCTACTAATATTAGAtcatgtattttgtagggAAACTATTTCCCGTGTGACAGGAGGCATGAAGGTGAAGGCTGACCGCGATGAGGCCTCTCCCTATGCTGCCATGTTGGCTGCCCAGGATGTTGCTGCCAGGTGCAAGGAGATCGGCATCACCGCCCTTCACATCAAGCTCAGAGCAACTGGAGGAAACAAGTTAGTATGAACTGTTCTCATTGTTACCAGCAGCTGTAACATGCCTTACAGTGGTTCCATCAGTATTTGTTGAATTGGAAAATTATGTAAGAAGTGGTTGATTCAACAGAACATTGTGAAATACCCTTTGACATACTATCCCTATAAACTTAGCAGAATCTAACATGTTAGTTAAAAGGCTAACATAGTCTCCAAAGATAAGATTTGTAGTAGTTGTAGAAAGCAAGGtatatttgtttgtatttgttGCTTGCAATTGTTACTCATATCATAAAAACAAGCATGAAGTACTGTATTCTGAACCTCACACTgtattccttggtgttacggagagctTTGTTTTAGGTtctcaaggcctttgtactctatttcatcgtctcgttctaaggtcaCTGCACTCTGACatgtaaaaaatgtttatgaGTATGCCCTGTACCTATTTGTTGGATGTGAAATGAAAAATTGAATTCAGTTCAGAACAATAAATAGTCATGCTGAATTCAATATCTCCAATAGGTATAATTCATAGGTATGTTCAATATCTAAACTAGGCTCACAATTCTCCATAACATTTGATAAGAGAGAAATTAGAACATGATGACAAGGTTGGGGAATGATATACAGTATACACGAAGAATGTTGCCAGTGTAAACAGGAAATGGCACTCCTACTACTGTATTTTTACCATTCGTAAGAGTAACAGTGATGCTGAACAATTCCTATCCATGCATATTATTTTCTGCATTTTTAGAGATATATCGAGATCCATGGCTCCTTTTGGATGTAGAACTGCTACAGTATTTGCCATTTACTATTTTGACAAAgctttgtgaaataggtgtatattacatATGGCTATGTGTAGATGTAAAGGACACAAGAATAAGAATACCCAACATAAAATGTCTTCTGATCATCTTATGGTGTGTTAAGCTAGGTATTGAGCTTAGTCTTGTGTGTCTTATGGTGTGTTGCTAagtcatgtgtttatttttgtttgtctaGAACCAAGACCCCAGGCCCTGGTGCTCAGTCCGCCTTGAGGGCTCTGGCTCGCTCAGGAATGAAGATTGGACGAATTGGTAAGCCAGTATGCTTCAATATCATCAACTTTGTTGATAAATAGAAATCTTGTGTTTCTAGATAACAATTTATAGATAACCAAAGCTCTAACTTCCCTATGAAAGCTTTTTGGGAAGTTGAGAAACCTTTTTTCTGGTTCCTATAGCATACTTAGGCTTGTGCTAAGGATTTTCTCCAAAATGTTCTTAGTGGAAAGGTACCATAATTAAAAGGTACTTCCAAAGGCTGTGATTCCCTTGATTTCTACTCTCACCCTCTGATGAGCAAAGTTTGATAAGATCTTGATAGGATTTTGAAAAGGATTTGGCTAGAGATATGAAGTATAAATATAAAGTTATGAAcactgttttttatttattcagaaATGTTTTGcttgttctttttttcagaGGATGTCACACCCATTCCCTCAGACAGTACCCGAAGAAAGGGTGGCCGACGTGGAAGACGTCTGTAAACTATTGCCCTGTAAATCCTGAAATAAAGCTCTGTGGAGActcattttgttttgtgttgaGAAATTGAGGCAGTTTGTGTTACCCAGTTACCACCACCAATGTCTAACAATATATGCTCTGAAACCCAGCAGTCTTTGCAGGTGTTCTCCCCTTTCATGGCTGTAGAAAGACAGTTTtgaagccccgtgcaaactgcgccatcacctgccagcattgctggtgAATTTTCACTTGACTGACTATAgtacaaaggaaatgtcataatgggaaatggactttctgacatttccttgTCTTGTTTTAAGTTGAACAAGAAtttgccagcaatgctggcaggtgcaGTTTGCAGTTTGTTTGGCTTGAGTCTTTAAGCATGCCAACAATGTTGTACAATATTTTCCAAGTTTGCATAACATAATTTTTGGCCTAAAAGAAAACTTGCATCACAAACATTTGATATGTGACCTCGAAGAATCGTTTTCTGTGTAGGCAAGGGTGGAGGTCAATAGGACTAGCGGTAATAAATTGAGCATGTtagagtgattttcattagagtggttttcaaaatcccgtgaaacaaaatgtgattgttaaagtgtaatagccaagccagaacaaagacattacagtgtattagtactaaataaactaaatagtatttcacgagtttttgaaaaccactctaataaCAGTgtaataaactaaatagtatttcacgggtttttgaaaaacACTCTAACCATCGAACTATACTTTAGTGTATTACGCTATATTATATGGCTGAgacgcgctctgattggctgttgaGCGCGCTGGAATCCTGCGATATTGCCCGTGAGAAGTTTTGGATATTTTTTCGCTACGGGCTTTGTTTACATAGCTGAGCGAGTTTGCGAATTTCGACCAAAATCAACAAAAAGAAAGGTAACGGTGTGGTCGTACATTCAAGACCTCGTACAGCCCTCGCGCTCGGTTAATAAGTAGTTATTATTGTGATCCAATTccattgttctcttttgtgttttcccgactattacactttgactatCACACTTCGTTTCACGGGTTCATGAAAACCACTCTGAGCGGAGAAATCGCTAGCATACACTGTCAATACTGTAGCTTAAATTGGGAATTCTACTTCTCACTAGCCAACCAGCGTGCCAAAGGACAGTTCAAAATTCCGCTTGTTGTTATTGTGCTGAGCCCAAATGTTATGCTTTTCCTCTAATCCGCTAACTTTTTTTGCTTATTGCAGGCAGTGCGCGTCGAAACAAACTTCTACGGAACACACCCGTGAATTTATTTTCTGTTGGTATACCTGTGCTATAGAACTAGCACAGGGTACCCGAAACCATCTTAGTACCCAGGCTTCCGTTCGCCGGTGAAACAGGagaggaagaaaaaaagtgcTGATTAATTGTGACGCAGATAAGTAGGATCTGTGCCgatatttgttttgaaatctCGATCTATAGTTGTAAGGTCTGAGATTTCAATCGTTATCAGTTAAGTATATTAAAATTGCTCGATATGCTGTGAATATTGATTTGATCCAACGACGAAAATCGATCTGACACGGTACTTCAACATGGCGTCTCGGCTAGTCTTTCGACAGGTAGGTAAACCATGCATTCCAGCCTACTAAAAACACGGGCACAAGTGCATTACAGAACTTATTTTTAATCGAGGTAAAAGAATTTACCATCTCCTGTAAACAGTGAGCTTAGCATCAATCTGAGGTAGTCTAGCTATATGCCCATATTTGGTCTTGATCAATATATTCCTGCCCCGCCCCCTCTGCACCACAGACTCATTCTTAATAATTTCCTGTGACCAACTCTTCTCTATCAGAATTGGTATGATAATTAACCCTTATAATTGGTATGTTTGTTAACCcttcacccaccccccccccccaaaaaaaaaaaacgataaaaaGTCACATATGCTtgttaaaggaaaaaaaaagcgcAATGAGAAAAATTTAAACTCTATGAAAGAATGTCATAGTAATTTTGACTGCCATTCTTAGTATTTCTAGGCTTTATTACTCCTTTTGTTTGGGTCGAGCAGGCACTCTCAGGCTGTTCTTATATACTCTGTCCTGTTTCAGTTGTTTGATTATGAATCCTACACATTTACCTACCTGTTGGGGTGCGGCAGGACCAGACAAGCTGTTATCATAGATCCTGTTGATACCCAGGTCAGTCTCAAGAATTTTCAAATTGCCAATTGTTTTGAAAGGTTTAACTCTTCAGTCATAAATGCAATAGTTACAATACAAGcatttatttaattataaacttctactttttttatttacatctTTAAACATCTTTTTCATAAGAAGAGGGGATTTGTGTGTAAACCCTTTATGGTACTGTAGTATCTGGTTGCTTTTCCAGGTTAAAAGAGATACAAAGTTGATTGACGAATTGGAATTGAAACTGATTTATGCAAGTAAGTCTGAACTTGCTTATGGCCATGGAAGCAAGGgagcctagtgtgttagcgcgtcggcctctcaccgctgtggcccaggttcgaatcctggctcaaactagggattttttcaggttcctgccttgattcgaatttgtgtcacaagtgagttgaagttattctcccgtgtttccagtcttcttggataaggacactaaaccagAGGTCCCATCTCTTCATGCTGCACTAAACTAACCTGAACcaaagggacgtaaaagaaccactggggacgcaataaaccctctggaagtaaccacccccagtgacagtgcttgcAATGCTTatgagggccatatgttagaaaactgttaATACGGTTAATATGATAAACAAggaatattgtattgtattgaatTTTTAAACACTTCAAATGTACCCCTTATATGCCTGCCAACGTCTTCCCCTTGAGTGGGGTTTTGCTTGCCTAAAATCAGAAAATTCTGATTACCTTGCCTAACTTACTTGATGAGGTTTTGATTTCCTTGCCTGAATTTCTTTTCAAAATTAGCATTAAAACTGACTTGATTGTAATTCTTTTGTTTGTAGAAGCAATACATCAAAATATCTCTGTGTATTAATCCTGACCAAAGAGATCTCTATTTTTTATCTGTTAAATTGTAAGAACACTTAGTTTAATTGCAAAATATATTACCAAAATCAAAAGTACAACTCTTTctcatttttaaaacattgGCAGGTGTGCTCAAAGCTACGCTTTCAAATTAGCACTATTCGATGTAGGCCATGTGTTGTATTCAATTCTGCAAAAAAATTGTATCTCTGTTATTACTTGTTCAGGGCAGTATGGTGTGTACCTTATTTAAGGATGAATAGAGTCATGTTATTCTTCCATTTTCTAGTGAACACCCATGTTCATGCAGACCACATAACGGGAACAGGGTTACTCAAGGGAATGACCGCCTGTCAGAGTATCATATCCAAAAACAGTGGAGCTATTGCTGATGTTTTTGTTAATGACGGAGACAAAGTTGTCTTTGGAGATGAGGTGAGGAAAGTCTAGCCATTTCTTGGCACTTACTAAGATAGTTGCTTTCAAAAGTAGTCAGACTTGTACAATCAACTCATTATTGAATACGCTtggagacaaaaaaaaacttatttaaaataatagtGACATCTTAACCTTATTCTCAAATATTGCAGTCACTGGAGGTCTTGGCTACACCTGGACACACAAACGGTAGGATGCAAATGCAATAATTTGATATGATTACTCTTTTTGTTTATGATTTTTTGCCAATTTGCTTTATGCATAATAGTCTTTGAATTACTCAGTATTACTATTTACCTGCTTGTAtcatttaaacattttataGTATGGCTATGATTACAGTTTGTTTTTCCTCTCACATGTACATCATTCTATTTCCAGGCTGTATCACATTTGTGAGTCATATGCACAAGATGGCTTTCACTGGAGATGCCTTACTGATCAGGGCATGTGGACGAACAGACTTCCAGGAAGGTGCTCTTCaagctttttttgtaaaacatGAGATTATgaatttttatatattatgTACTTTTTATATATCATTTCCAAAAACAACAAAGCTACACTGCTATTTTCAACCCTAAAGGCAGACAAAAACAGTTTAGTTAGAAGGGAGCTCAAGTTAACCAAGTTCAAGTCCAGTAATCCAAGTTCCTCTTTGTGCCAAATCCTTATGTCCCATTTAGGTTCTGCTGAGAAACTGTACGAATCAGTGCACAGCAAGATTTTGTCTCTTCCCCGTGACTTCACTCTGTACCCAGGTCATGACTACACTGGTGAgccttatttttgttgttgttgttttaaataaaacattttgtgAGTTAATATATTGTAGTTGCATGACCAGGAACACAAAATTAAAAGTTGTTCGTTGATGTATTTAACAATATGCTCTTTGCATAAAATGCAGTGGagagctgttttttttttttttttaattgtacaAAAAACCTTTGGGTCTTTAATCAAACCAATATCCACTACTCTACAGTATGCGGCCAGTTATCTTAACTTTAGAGTTACAGTATCAAGAAATGTACTATTGTTACTTAGAAGTGCTTAAAAAGTGAAATGGCTGTTGGATGTGGTAGTTGTAGTAGCTTTTGCATTAACTGCTACTGTAAGTACTTTTGTTAGTATATAGCTGCTAATACTGAATCGATCTAAGGTATAGTTCTTAGTAGTTTTAAGTAGTAGTTCCACCTTTTCTTTTAGGAATGTCATCAACTACTGTTGATGAAGAGCTGAAGCACAATCCACGTTTAACCAAGAGCAAAGGGGACTTTGTTGAAATCATGAGCAAACTTGGTCTTACAAAACCAAAGAGAATTGGTAGGTCTTCAGCGTAATTTACATAATGTATATTCAACTCTTATATTAGGGCTATCATGGAGGGCTGTAGACTTTCTCAAAGTCGGCTGGCCGGCTTTATAGAAATTGACTTCTGCTGTACAATACCAATTAGATCGCTTGCTCCTATAAGGGAAAATCCAAGGAGGCGACTTGGGGCAAGTCTAGGAGGGCTTATATCCATATTTGGTATTCTGTGGGTATCCTGCTGAAGGGTTCACAACATGCTATGTTGCTTTTTACAATAATATTTCGATGGATTTGATTTGTTGACATTTTGGAGGTATATGTTGTGACCATTGAAAACACTGTAAAGCTTTTGATTTGCAGTAATTGTGATAAGATAATTGGGCGTGACTGCAGAATTCTTTTTGCTGCCCTTTTTTCTCCAATTCAAATCCTCGAACTTTGCCTAGTTTTCTTCTCTTATTTACAAACCAATAAAACATGTTAGGATATTTTACACGAATCATGCGTGTGTTTTAGATGAAGCAGTTCCTGTTAACATGATGTGTGGTCCAAGTCAACTGGGTACAATGCATGAGCGAATGGATGAGTGAAAGGCTGGCGCAGTCATTAAGTGCATAAGTCTTACCTAAATAGTCACCAAGATATATCTCATTTTAGATGCTAGTAACAACTGTAAAGAAGGATAATTTGTTCACTATAGACAACTAGTAAATCTGGTCATTGAACAGAACGAACTTTTGGTGTTAAGTTCATGGGTTTCCTGTAATGCCATTTTAAACGTGCATAAAAAGAAGCCTACTTGTACAGtaaatatctaaaatatacaataaaaagGTTTCTAGATATATgtgatattatattttttcacttAAGGCGCGTAGATAGGAGTACGGGGTGCGGCCAACCTACGTTTAGCTGCCAAAAGCGGTCTCTTTATATTGACTTTCTTGCATACGTTCTATACCTGCCTCCACCTTCCCCCCTATTCGAAGGCGAACCCAGAATAATGCACCTGAAATATGACCGAGAACAGAAAGGCCCCATAAAACAGCACCTAAAATATGACCCAGAACAGAAAGGCCCCATAAAACAGCACCTGAAATGTGACCGAGAGCAGAAAGGCCCCATAAAACAGCACCTGAAATATGACCGAGAACAGAAAAGCCCCATAAAACAGCACCTGAAATATGACCGAGAACAGAAAGGCCCCATAAAACAGCACCTGAAATATGACCGAGAACAGAAAGGCCCCATAAAACTGCCATCAACAAGTACTGCCACGTCCAGGTGAcatgaaatgaaatgaaaaataCACAATCCTTCCAGACATACACTGAAACGCCGTATGTCAGCTTTAGTACTTTTCGGCTCCAATGCCGCTATTTAGCGAACTGATAAGAAAGGTACCAGAGGCACGCGTTCATTAATAGGGAGGCAAAACGCAGGTTCCTAGCCCTGTATTATAAGGTTActccacgcacagctcgccgatgTAGAATGACAAATATGAAGTCTGATACATTATTGCCGATAAGTTGATTgcaaaatatcttggttaagTAGCTACGTTcgaacgtcgtattatccataaGCCGTATTCAGGGCAAACGGATacaaatgaatcaagtcgattgtttcatcttttttGCATGCATTATCAttaaatacggctcatggGTAAGTCCCAGTGCCATCACTTCCTTCGACCACATCCAACGTTTCTCTAAGGGGTAAGAGTTGCTGTTgagccacacccaaagtgttATCCTTAGGGTTAAATGTATAATTTTGCCGgagccctcccccccttatAAGCTATATTGAAGGGCATTTTAGATACTTTCGGCATATAAACGCAATATTGCACCTATTGCC contains:
- the LOC5513844 gene encoding persulfide dioxygenase ETHE1 homolog, mitochondrial isoform X2; this encodes MASRLVFRQLFDYESYTFTYLLGCGRTRQAVIIDPVDTQVKRDTKLIDELELKLIYAMNTHVHADHITGTGLLKGMTACQSIISKNSGAIADVFVNDGDKVVFGDESLEVLATPGHTNGCITFVSHMHKMAFTGDALLIRACGRTDFQEGSAEKLYESVHSKILSLPRDFTLYPGHDYTGMSSTTVDEELKHNPRLTKSKGDFVEIMSKLGLTKPKRIGKIQGGDLGQV
- the LOC5513844 gene encoding persulfide dioxygenase ETHE1 homolog, mitochondrial isoform X1, producing the protein MASRLVFRQLFDYESYTFTYLLGCGRTRQAVIIDPVDTQVKRDTKLIDELELKLIYAMNTHVHADHITGTGLLKGMTACQSIISKNSGAIADVFVNDGDKVVFGDESLEVLATPGHTNGCITFVSHMHKMAFTGDALLIRACGRTDFQEGSAEKLYESVHSKILSLPRDFTLYPGHDYTGMSSTTVDEELKHNPRLTKSKGDFVEIMSKLGLTKPKRIDEAVPVNMMCGPSQLGTMHERMDE
- the LOC5513845 gene encoding 40S ribosomal protein S14, with product MAPRKGKKEVKEEQNISLGPQVGEGELVFGVAHIFASFNDTFVHVTDLSGRETISRVTGGMKVKADRDEASPYAAMLAAQDVAARCKEIGITALHIKLRATGGNKTKTPGPGAQSALRALARSGMKIGRIEDVTPIPSDSTRRKGGRRGRRL